The Pseudomonas sp. R4-35-07 genome contains a region encoding:
- the rpmE gene encoding 50S ribosomal protein L31 codes for MKADIHPAYETIEVTCSCGNKFETRSNLCKPLGTDVCNECHPFYTGKQKTLDTGGRVQRFADRFGAFGKKPAAATPAE; via the coding sequence ATGAAAGCCGATATCCATCCAGCGTACGAAACCATCGAAGTCACCTGCAGCTGCGGCAACAAGTTCGAGACTCGTTCGAACCTGTGCAAGCCACTGGGTACTGACGTATGCAACGAGTGCCACCCGTTCTACACCGGTAAGCAGAAAACTCTGGACACCGGCGGCCGTGTACAGCGCTTCGCAGATCGCTTTGGTGCTTTCGGCAAGAAGCCTGCTGCTGCTACTCCAGCAGAGTAA
- a CDS encoding thermonuclease family protein, translated as MGFCQLLKKASLVGAFFVPGIWFGAAQAQVFCPAPASVARVEVQRVVDGDTVRLKDGRSVRLIGLNAPETGKKGRADEPFAIAARQRLQALVRASGGRVGLVPGREAKDRYGRTLAHLYSADGKNLEAQLLAEGLGFQVGVAPNVDLVACQQAAEHTARQAGLGLWRQSPVQGVARLKQSGFALVSGRVSKIERNRAGTWIELQGSLVLRVAPDLAHQFDTAMLDGLQGKTIEARGWVQDRSRRGGRKSGQARWLLPITDPGMLKLVQ; from the coding sequence ATGGGCTTTTGCCAGCTGTTGAAAAAGGCGTCCCTTGTGGGCGCCTTTTTTGTGCCTGGGATTTGGTTCGGCGCGGCCCAGGCCCAGGTGTTTTGCCCGGCGCCGGCCTCCGTGGCGCGTGTAGAAGTACAGCGCGTGGTGGACGGCGACACCGTGCGCCTCAAGGATGGCCGCAGCGTGCGGCTGATCGGCCTCAACGCCCCGGAAACCGGCAAGAAGGGCCGCGCTGACGAGCCCTTTGCCATCGCCGCGCGCCAGCGCTTGCAAGCCTTGGTGAGGGCCAGTGGAGGACGCGTCGGGCTGGTGCCGGGTCGCGAGGCCAAGGATCGCTATGGGCGCACCCTGGCGCACCTTTACAGCGCCGACGGCAAGAACCTGGAAGCCCAATTACTGGCCGAGGGCCTGGGTTTTCAGGTGGGTGTCGCGCCCAACGTCGACCTCGTTGCCTGTCAGCAGGCGGCTGAGCACACGGCGCGCCAGGCAGGGCTGGGCCTGTGGCGGCAATCGCCGGTGCAAGGAGTGGCCCGGCTCAAGCAGTCCGGCTTCGCCCTGGTCAGCGGCCGTGTCAGCAAGATCGAACGCAATCGCGCCGGAACCTGGATCGAATTGCAGGGTTCACTGGTATTACGCGTTGCGCCCGATCTGGCCCATCAATTCGACACTGCCATGCTCGATGGTCTGCAAGGCAAGACAATCGAGGCGCGTGGCTGGGTGCAGGATCGCTCTCGGCGTGGTGGGCGCAAAAGCGGCCAGGCACGTTGGCTGCTGCCGATTACCGATCCCGGCATGCTCAAATTGGTGCAATGA